A portion of the Limosilactobacillus reuteri genome contains these proteins:
- a CDS encoding sugar phosphate isomerase/epimerase — protein sequence MFLPQLGLKGSSQLDQIEDRLQYNPTTYEFYTDADDFTDEGYQRLYDAIQYVKDAGIKNIILHHPMKFQDHHSEVVAPEKQYPDLYRFIEFTTEKLLYLADDLDVQVLVHGGYAGPESRYFVSLYPSVEDARNAVYQRLDRFADAGGDHIMFENSIAPVFAYGDPLQEDEILAHNYRLAFDTSHCFIELHGNNQKLAVSLEHLKDRTVHYHLVDSMGETHDSLTLGTGKIDWANVLPHLNPAATSIYEINLHDQNNCREQIDSHNYLVKLYQKLNIRGV from the coding sequence ATGTTTTTACCACAATTAGGATTAAAAGGAAGCAGTCAACTAGACCAAATTGAGGATCGCTTACAGTATAATCCTACTACTTATGAATTTTATACTGATGCTGATGACTTTACTGATGAAGGCTACCAACGCCTCTATGATGCTATTCAATACGTTAAAGATGCTGGAATTAAAAATATTATTCTACATCACCCAATGAAGTTTCAGGATCATCATTCAGAAGTAGTGGCCCCTGAAAAACAGTATCCTGACCTATATCGCTTTATCGAATTCACAACTGAAAAGCTCCTTTATTTAGCTGATGATCTTGATGTTCAAGTTTTGGTTCATGGTGGTTATGCTGGTCCTGAGTCACGTTACTTTGTTTCACTCTACCCTAGTGTAGAAGACGCCCGAAATGCTGTTTATCAGCGGTTGGATCGTTTTGCAGATGCTGGCGGTGATCATATCATGTTTGAAAATTCAATTGCACCAGTCTTTGCTTACGGCGATCCCCTTCAAGAAGATGAAATTCTTGCGCATAATTATCGACTTGCCTTTGATACCTCCCATTGTTTTATTGAGCTTCATGGGAATAATCAGAAATTGGCCGTATCCCTAGAACACTTAAAAGATCGTACCGTTCACTATCACCTAGTTGATTCAATGGGCGAAACTCATGATAGTCTTACTCTCGGCACCGGTAAAATCGACTGGGCTAACGTTTTGCCTCACTTAAATCCAGCTGCTACTAGTATTTATGAAATTAACTTACACGATCAAAATAATTGTCGTGAACAAATTGACAGTCATAATTATTTAGTTAAACTTTACCAAAAGCTTAATATTAGAGGAGTTTAA
- a CDS encoding AI-2E family transporter, with product MKQYINCRHISLVLALFILYLAITYWEVVAKFIQTIFSATMPLLIGGIVAYIVNLLLRQYEYLYSHLFKKPSSQKFKRPVGIIMSYLTILLIITIVFALVIPELITCVKLLIANHSHIINHFIDYFEHSSDFKGFINSFDTSKIQWDKIGKYLTSGVGGTFRTVISTASSVFSVATTAIIAFFFSIYLLIYKEMLQRQFTKLLSTYFSRYQTQIIKVLKVFDESYSNYIVGQCKDAAILGISCFIGMTILRMPYASMIGVVTAFGALIPIIGAILGASVGVIIIFAVSPLQAGIFLIFIILLQQLDNRITYPLVVGRSIGLPSVWVFAAVIIGGGISGILGMMFTVPLFAALYKLLSADARNRITIQKNE from the coding sequence GTGAAGCAATATATTAATTGCCGTCATATTTCTTTAGTATTAGCCCTATTTATCCTCTACTTAGCAATCACTTACTGGGAAGTTGTTGCTAAATTTATCCAAACAATTTTTTCGGCAACCATGCCTCTTTTAATAGGAGGAATAGTCGCCTATATCGTTAACCTATTATTAAGACAGTATGAATACCTTTACTCGCATTTATTTAAGAAACCAAGTTCGCAAAAATTCAAGCGGCCAGTTGGAATAATAATGTCCTACTTAACAATCCTCCTAATAATCACCATCGTCTTTGCCCTGGTAATTCCCGAACTTATTACGTGTGTAAAACTACTTATTGCAAATCATAGTCACATTATCAACCATTTTATTGATTACTTTGAACATAGCAGTGATTTTAAGGGCTTCATCAATAGCTTTGATACCAGTAAAATTCAATGGGATAAAATTGGTAAATACCTTACATCTGGTGTTGGTGGAACTTTCCGGACGGTTATTTCAACAGCCTCGTCTGTATTTTCAGTTGCCACAACCGCAATTATTGCGTTTTTCTTTTCAATCTACCTCTTGATTTATAAAGAGATGTTGCAACGTCAATTTACTAAATTACTTTCAACATACTTTAGCCGATACCAGACACAAATAATTAAAGTTCTGAAAGTTTTTGATGAAAGTTACAGTAACTATATTGTTGGGCAATGTAAAGATGCCGCTATTCTTGGAATCTCGTGTTTTATTGGGATGACGATCTTACGAATGCCATATGCTTCAATGATCGGAGTTGTAACTGCATTTGGTGCATTAATTCCAATCATTGGGGCAATCCTTGGAGCGAGTGTCGGAGTAATTATCATTTTCGCCGTTTCTCCACTTCAAGCCGGTATTTTCTTGATCTTTATTATTCTCCTTCAACAGTTAGATAACCGCATTACCTATCCACTAGTTGTTGGAAGATCAATTGGTCTCCCAAGTGTATGGGTATTTGCTGCAGTTATTATTGGTGGAGGAATTTCCGGAATTCTTGGAATGATGTTCACTGTTCCTTTATTTGCAGCCCTTTATAAATTGTTAAGTGCTGATGCAAGAAACAGAATAACAATTCAAAAAAATGAGTGA
- a CDS encoding B3/4 domain-containing protein, whose amino-acid sequence MKQVTIDPSFWELFPDAQVNILFANSIDNHDTDNNYDERKKLLVNATHEADKFLTNETFRLNPVVDQWRQAFQQFKKKKGARSSIEALLKRANQGRKFEPIEPLVDVYNSISLSYGVPVGIEDRNKIAGDLHLGVAKGGEAFRPVGAEEDEPALEGEVIYYDDEGAVCRCLNWREAQRTMLTEDSQNVVAVMEAINSEQIERANEAMEELSKRINQYFGVNASQVYRLTKDQPVADVPDNL is encoded by the coding sequence ATGAAGCAAGTGACGATTGATCCAAGTTTTTGGGAACTTTTTCCAGATGCACAAGTAAACATATTGTTTGCAAATAGCATTGATAACCATGATACTGATAACAACTATGATGAACGGAAGAAGCTATTAGTAAATGCTACTCATGAGGCTGATAAGTTTTTAACTAATGAAACTTTTCGTCTGAATCCAGTTGTTGATCAATGGCGTCAAGCATTTCAACAGTTTAAGAAAAAGAAAGGTGCGCGCTCATCAATTGAGGCCTTATTGAAGCGTGCCAATCAAGGACGGAAATTTGAACCAATTGAACCTCTTGTTGATGTCTACAATAGTATTTCCTTGAGCTATGGTGTTCCAGTAGGTATCGAAGACCGAAATAAGATTGCTGGCGACCTTCATTTGGGTGTTGCAAAAGGTGGCGAAGCATTTCGGCCAGTCGGTGCTGAAGAAGATGAACCTGCTTTAGAGGGCGAAGTTATTTATTATGATGATGAAGGTGCTGTTTGTCGTTGTTTAAACTGGCGTGAAGCTCAACGAACAATGTTGACAGAAGATTCTCAAAATGTAGTTGCAGTTATGGAAGCAATTAATTCAGAACAAATTGAACGGGCTAATGAAGCGATGGAAGAATTGAGCAAGCGAATTAACCAGTACTTTGGTGTAAATGCATCGCAAGTTTATCGACTGACTAAGGATCAGCCTGTTGCTGATGTTCCAGATAACTTATAA
- a CDS encoding IS30 family transposase, with protein MTHLNDTMSTSLLTTHKKNAHLTKEERVMIATLKSQGLSNRAIGRQLGVNHQTINNELNRGTVRQLRRQKSNGKIYEYSYYIYSYEAGQATYLEHHRHSGRRRLYYSSKQFLRLADQLMLGEFDDHHYSPQAVIYKARDLMNDGTLIPKSVVTLYQWINEGVLRTSNLDLFEKPKRKHHRTHPQAKRCLGPNIAQRPQTADQRSEIGHWELDTVQGQKNGNDSVVLVMTDRLSRVNITSKIAGKTAHAVNQFFINLRQKMGTDAYYRIFKTITSDNGSEFSELTQVHDHVFYADPYSPWERGSNEINNRFLRKEITKGEAINNYSSAQIIATNDWMNHYPRAMFNGHSSMDIYRKAFYQEISQLHQPIINWSVLFI; from the coding sequence ATGACGCACTTAAATGATACCATGTCTACTAGTTTATTGACTACTCATAAAAAGAATGCTCATCTTACTAAAGAAGAACGTGTGATGATTGCGACTTTAAAGTCGCAAGGACTTTCCAATCGCGCAATTGGTCGCCAATTAGGAGTTAATCATCAAACAATTAATAACGAGCTCAACCGTGGTACGGTCCGCCAACTTCGTCGTCAAAAATCTAATGGTAAGATTTACGAATATTCTTACTACATCTATAGTTATGAAGCTGGTCAGGCCACATATCTTGAACATCACCGCCATTCTGGTCGTCGTCGCTTATATTATTCTTCAAAGCAATTTTTACGATTAGCTGATCAGCTAATGCTTGGTGAGTTTGACGACCACCATTACTCCCCACAAGCGGTTATTTATAAGGCTCGAGATTTAATGAATGATGGCACCCTGATCCCAAAGTCGGTTGTAACTTTATATCAATGGATTAATGAGGGTGTGCTTCGTACGTCCAATTTAGACCTCTTTGAAAAACCTAAACGTAAGCATCATCGAACTCATCCGCAAGCTAAAAGGTGCTTAGGGCCTAATATTGCTCAACGACCTCAAACTGCGGACCAACGGTCCGAAATTGGCCATTGGGAACTAGATACAGTTCAGGGACAGAAAAACGGTAATGACAGTGTTGTACTAGTAATGACTGATCGCCTTTCACGAGTTAATATCACGAGTAAAATTGCTGGTAAAACTGCGCATGCAGTAAATCAGTTCTTTATAAATTTACGCCAGAAAATGGGCACAGATGCTTACTATCGCATCTTTAAGACAATAACCTCTGACAACGGTTCAGAATTTAGTGAGTTAACACAAGTTCACGATCATGTTTTCTATGCTGATCCGTATTCCCCTTGGGAACGTGGATCCAATGAGATCAATAACCGGTTTCTCCGCAAGGAGATTACCAAAGGTGAAGCTATAAATAACTATAGTAGTGCTCAGATCATAGCGACTAATGATTGGATGAATCACTATCCACGAGCTATGTTTAATGGACATTCGTCAATGGATATCTATCGTAAGGCCTTCTACCAAGAGATATCACAGCTCCATCAACCAATAATCAATTGGTCAGTATTATTTATTTGA
- a CDS encoding DUF1836 domain-containing protein: MIFGINRLELPHKKAGCDMDKLEEYQRWQNNLARVRFPRWKELPTLGLYVDQVVAIVNEQLNHLGIEPLTKSMVNNYVKKKVIQAPIKKKYAVNQLVDLLLIGLLKPNFSLDDIRAGIAQVTMNSYPQAAYDRFVEILNALLAGEEIPSNNVINPQNDRLMTLALKSVLTRMDAAQLLTAMQKVAQPAPLENN; this comes from the coding sequence ATGATTTTCGGAATCAATCGATTGGAATTGCCCCATAAGAAAGCAGGTTGTGATATGGATAAATTAGAAGAATATCAACGATGGCAAAATAATTTAGCACGGGTGCGATTTCCACGATGGAAAGAATTACCTACACTAGGTTTGTATGTTGACCAGGTGGTGGCAATTGTAAATGAACAATTGAACCATTTGGGAATTGAGCCACTTACAAAATCAATGGTAAATAATTATGTAAAAAAGAAAGTTATTCAAGCACCAATCAAGAAAAAGTATGCTGTTAACCAATTAGTAGATCTTTTACTTATTGGATTATTAAAACCAAATTTTTCACTAGATGATATCCGTGCAGGAATTGCTCAGGTTACTATGAATTCTTATCCGCAAGCTGCCTATGACCGCTTTGTTGAAATTTTGAATGCACTTTTAGCTGGAGAAGAAATTCCAAGCAATAATGTGATTAATCCGCAGAATGATCGATTAATGACATTAGCACTGAAATCAGTTTTAACGCGAATGGATGCTGCTCAATTATTAACAGCAATGCAAAAAGTTGCTCAGCCGGCGCCGTTGGAAAATAATTAG
- a CDS encoding NAD(P)H-binding protein, translated as MGRIVFIGHRHDDLVPTIIKRVPEAVALTSFKFEIQRGDVLCWLPTVNEYVDDEVQELAELIDCSLFLPSKIVMLSIAGTADDATNRQLQEWYGQQATQAVLAHQYAVKMIDEFELPYTIIRALPITNEETSLKVVSEGDALEGKEIGLGQVAQIIEQAVTTDDFRNQSIGIAP; from the coding sequence ATGGGTCGGATAGTTTTTATTGGTCACCGGCATGACGATTTAGTACCAACTATTATCAAAAGGGTTCCAGAAGCGGTTGCGCTCACTAGTTTTAAATTTGAAATTCAACGTGGGGATGTGTTGTGTTGGCTTCCTACTGTTAATGAGTACGTAGATGATGAAGTGCAAGAGTTAGCTGAATTGATCGATTGTTCCCTGTTTTTACCATCAAAAATAGTAATGCTTTCGATTGCAGGAACAGCAGATGATGCGACCAATCGGCAACTACAGGAATGGTATGGACAACAGGCAACTCAGGCGGTCCTTGCTCATCAATATGCGGTTAAAATGATTGACGAATTTGAGTTACCATATACTATTATTAGAGCTTTGCCAATTACTAATGAAGAAACTTCTCTTAAGGTTGTTAGTGAAGGGGATGCTTTAGAAGGCAAAGAGATTGGATTAGGACAAGTAGCACAGATAATTGAACAAGCAGTTACTACCGATGATTTTCGGAATCAATCGATTGGAATTGCCCCATAA
- a CDS encoding multidrug ABC transporter ATPase: MSSITINDLVYDAKSGDQLDNVSLELKSPQVIGICSNDTGAATALEDLLSVRGKILNGDVTINGVPFKKYKRQSKNEIGRIDDVVLKGKTVEKAVAHALRHHKNALKPEQALQMLKSLKFEPDQMIAALSDAQQLELRIALLLTWQCPIVILSDAFDGLEEDKRQMIGHLVKDYAQKVDALVLFTSKNISTLMRFAHTLYYFNGSHLTSARDLSMNDGVDCTVTVMGTGFPIDNAVKLGAHMLEEAGNETRFLFTGNIQTLLPLLEQSTITDVRIEDATIEDELMAY, translated from the coding sequence GTGAGTAGTATTACAATTAATGATTTAGTCTATGATGCTAAATCAGGAGACCAATTAGATAACGTTTCATTAGAACTAAAGTCACCACAAGTAATCGGAATTTGCAGTAACGATACAGGTGCAGCAACTGCATTAGAAGATTTATTATCTGTCCGTGGAAAAATTTTAAATGGGGATGTAACAATTAACGGGGTCCCATTCAAAAAGTATAAGCGTCAAAGCAAAAATGAAATCGGCCGAATTGATGATGTGGTTTTAAAAGGAAAAACAGTGGAGAAAGCCGTTGCCCACGCATTACGTCATCATAAAAATGCTTTAAAGCCAGAACAAGCACTTCAAATGCTTAAATCATTAAAATTTGAACCTGATCAAATGATTGCTGCATTAAGTGATGCTCAACAACTAGAACTACGGATAGCCCTTCTCCTTACTTGGCAATGTCCAATCGTTATTTTGAGTGATGCCTTTGACGGCTTGGAAGAAGATAAACGGCAAATGATTGGTCACCTTGTTAAAGACTATGCTCAAAAGGTCGATGCCTTAGTGCTTTTCACAAGTAAAAATATTTCAACATTGATGCGGTTTGCTCATACTCTTTATTACTTTAATGGCAGTCATTTGACTTCTGCACGTGATTTATCGATGAATGATGGAGTAGATTGTACTGTGACAGTAATGGGAACTGGTTTCCCAATCGATAATGCAGTAAAGCTAGGGGCACACATGTTGGAAGAAGCAGGTAATGAGACCCGTTTCCTTTTCACTGGAAATATTCAAACATTATTGCCATTACTAGAGCAAAGCACCATTACTGATGTCAGAATTGAAGATGCAACGATTGAAGATGAATTGATGGCTTACTAA
- a CDS encoding hemolysin family protein, translated as MRNVILNEGQLFTNFIIIIITFIFAAFFVAAEFALVQARVTALEEMQAKRDKPSAKINRAIKMVTNLTEYLSTTQVGVSICGIILGWVGEGTIEELLTDALSLPSWSLNNSVIHVISAIVGVLLLTYFEVVLTEIVPKNISIDIPIKTLMFVTTLLHYFHITFYPFVWLLNSSANGIVKMLGMKPADESQDVLSQSEIISLSRNAVKGGELEHNDLLYMERAFDFNDKVAKDIMIDRTQLTVIDINKTVNDAIKLYLKTKYSRLPVVADNDKDKILGYVFNYDLIRQKQINGDVSLAKVLRHMPTTPETTPITEVLKLMISTRVPMVVVVDEYGGTSGIITDKDIYEELFGTVRDEIDNVSDNMISKIGENQYRVDGKTTIYDFERFFHVELKDSEDSDVVTLSGYVLDNYHNIHEGETIKLANLDLKIQDYRHSYIDSFIVTTLSNPKCQFKLERK; from the coding sequence ATGAGGAATGTTATTTTGAATGAGGGCCAACTATTCACAAATTTTATAATTATCATCATTACGTTTATCTTTGCAGCATTCTTTGTAGCAGCCGAGTTCGCCTTAGTGCAAGCACGGGTAACGGCCCTAGAAGAAATGCAAGCAAAGCGCGATAAACCATCTGCGAAAATAAACCGTGCAATCAAAATGGTCACCAATTTAACGGAATATCTTTCGACCACTCAAGTAGGGGTTTCAATTTGTGGAATTATCCTCGGTTGGGTCGGCGAAGGAACAATTGAAGAGCTCTTAACTGATGCTCTCTCGCTGCCAAGCTGGTCACTAAACAATAGTGTCATCCATGTTATAAGTGCCATCGTGGGAGTTCTTCTTCTAACATATTTTGAAGTTGTCTTAACCGAAATCGTACCTAAAAACATCAGTATTGATATTCCAATTAAGACCTTGATGTTTGTTACCACCCTACTGCACTATTTTCACATTACTTTTTATCCTTTCGTCTGGTTGCTCAATAGTTCTGCCAACGGAATTGTCAAAATGTTAGGCATGAAGCCAGCTGATGAGAGTCAAGACGTCCTTTCGCAAAGTGAGATTATTAGCCTATCTCGAAACGCTGTCAAAGGCGGTGAGCTTGAACATAACGATTTATTGTACATGGAACGAGCCTTTGACTTTAACGATAAGGTTGCTAAAGATATTATGATTGATCGCACACAATTAACAGTTATTGATATCAATAAAACCGTAAATGATGCGATTAAACTATATCTTAAAACGAAATACAGCCGCTTACCGGTGGTTGCTGATAATGATAAGGATAAGATTTTAGGTTATGTTTTTAACTATGACTTAATTCGGCAAAAGCAAATTAACGGAGATGTATCTTTAGCAAAAGTTCTTCGCCATATGCCTACTACTCCTGAAACCACCCCAATTACCGAAGTTCTTAAGTTAATGATTAGTACCCGGGTGCCGATGGTAGTCGTTGTTGACGAGTATGGTGGCACCAGCGGAATTATTACTGATAAAGACATTTATGAAGAATTATTTGGAACGGTGAGAGACGAGATCGACAATGTTTCAGATAACATGATTTCTAAAATTGGTGAAAATCAATACCGGGTTGATGGCAAAACGACCATTTATGACTTTGAGCGCTTCTTCCATGTTGAACTTAAAGATTCTGAAGATAGCGATGTGGTTACTTTATCAGGATATGTGTTAGATAATTATCATAATATTCATGAAGGAGAAACGATCAAACTAGCTAACCTTGATTTAAAAATTCAAGATTATCGTCATTCATATATCGATAGCTTTATCGTTACTACTTTATCAAACCCGAAATGTCAATTTAAGTTAGAAAGAAAATAG
- a CDS encoding IS30 family transposase produces MTYTHLTTNELTIIAHSFVQKLKAYRVAQMIKRCAETVYRVYRCLETGASIADYQDHYMRNKQRCGRKRTQLSLAELTYINDKIAQGWTPDTIIGRAERPISCNRRTLYRMFERGQFGFDVRSLPMRGKRHPNGYVERRGKAGQLGRSIHERAKDFPHYATEFGHLEADTVQGKKHQGAVMTLTERQSKVEIVLNVHEKTADAINQHLSQWLRKFPRHFFKSITFDNGKEFAGWREIANQFDLHTYFAEVGAPNQRGLNENNNGLLRRDGLTKQLDFRNLPDELVTQLMSKRNNLSRKSLGYRTPYEVFMSYVTDEQLFSF; encoded by the coding sequence ATGACTTACACCCATCTTACCACAAACGAGCTGACAATCATCGCCCATTCTTTCGTGCAAAAGCTTAAAGCGTACCGAGTGGCCCAAATGATCAAACGTTGCGCCGAAACCGTTTATCGCGTTTATCGTTGCCTGGAAACCGGTGCCTCAATTGCTGATTATCAAGATCACTATATGCGCAATAAGCAACGTTGTGGCCGAAAACGTACTCAGTTGTCACTGGCTGAACTCACTTATATCAACGACAAAATTGCCCAGGGGTGGACGCCTGATACCATTATTGGGCGCGCTGAGCGCCCAATTAGTTGTAACCGGCGAACTCTTTACCGGATGTTTGAACGTGGCCAGTTCGGCTTCGATGTCCGTTCCTTGCCGATGCGAGGTAAGCGGCACCCGAATGGCTATGTCGAGCGCCGTGGGAAGGCTGGCCAATTGGGGCGAAGTATTCACGAGCGTGCCAAGGACTTTCCGCACTATGCCACTGAATTTGGGCACCTTGAAGCTGATACCGTCCAAGGCAAAAAGCACCAAGGGGCGGTAATGACCCTGACCGAACGCCAATCGAAGGTCGAAATTGTACTCAATGTGCACGAAAAGACGGCTGATGCGATTAACCAACACTTAAGTCAGTGGCTTCGGAAATTCCCGCGGCACTTCTTCAAATCGATTACCTTTGACAACGGAAAAGAATTCGCCGGCTGGCGCGAGATTGCCAATCAATTTGACCTTCACACTTACTTTGCCGAGGTTGGTGCTCCCAATCAACGAGGGCTGAACGAAAACAACAACGGTCTTTTACGCCGGGATGGCTTAACGAAACAGCTAGATTTCCGCAATCTTCCTGATGAATTGGTAACCCAACTGATGAGTAAGCGAAATAACCTGTCCCGTAAATCACTAGGCTATCGAACTCCATATGAAGTATTCATGTCTTACGTCACTGATGAGCAACTATTTTCTTTCTAA
- a CDS encoding IS30 family transposase produces the protein MTYTHLTTNELTIIAHSFVQKLKAYRVAQMINRCAETVYRVYRYLETGASIADYQDHYMRNKQRCGRKLTQLSLAELTYINDKIAQWWTPDTIIGRAERPISCNRRTLYRMFERGQFGFDVRSLPMRGKRHPNGYVERRGKAGQLGRSIHERAKDFPHYATEFGHLEADTVQGKKHQGAVMTLTERQSKVEIVLNVHEKTANAINQHLSQWLRKFPRHFFKSITFDNGKEFAGWREIANQFDLHTYFAEVGAPNQRGLNENNNGLLRRDGLTKQLDFRNLPDELVTQLMSKRNNLPRKSLGYRTPYEVFMSYVTDEQLFSF, from the coding sequence ATGACTTACACCCATCTTACCACAAACGAGCTGACAATCATCGCCCATTCTTTCGTGCAAAAGCTTAAAGCGTACCGAGTGGCCCAAATGATCAACCGTTGCGCCGAAACCGTTTATCGCGTTTATCGTTACCTGGAAACCGGTGCCTCAATTGCTGATTATCAAGATCACTATATGCGCAATAAGCAACGTTGTGGCCGAAAACTTACTCAGTTGTCACTGGCTGAACTCACTTATATCAACGACAAAATTGCCCAGTGGTGGACGCCTGATACCATTATTGGGCGCGCTGAGCGCCCAATTAGTTGTAACCGGCGAACTCTTTACCGGATGTTTGAACGTGGCCAGTTCGGCTTCGATGTCCGTTCCTTGCCGATGCGAGGTAAGCGGCACCCGAATGGCTATGTCGAGCGCCGTGGGAAGGCTGGCCAATTGGGGCGAAGTATTCACGAGCGTGCCAAGGACTTTCCGCACTATGCCACTGAATTTGGGCACCTTGAAGCTGATACCGTCCAAGGCAAAAAGCACCAAGGGGCGGTAATGACCCTGACCGAACGCCAATCGAAGGTCGAAATTGTACTCAATGTGCACGAAAAGACGGCTAATGCGATTAACCAACACTTAAGTCAGTGGCTTCGGAAATTCCCGCGGCACTTCTTCAAATCGATTACCTTTGACAACGGAAAAGAATTCGCCGGCTGGCGCGAGATTGCCAATCAATTTGACCTTCACACTTACTTTGCCGAGGTTGGTGCTCCCAATCAACGAGGGCTGAACGAAAACAACAACGGTCTTTTACGCCGGGATGGCTTAACGAAACAGCTAGATTTCCGCAATCTTCCTGATGAATTGGTAACCCAACTGATGAGTAAGCGAAATAACCTGCCCCGTAAATCACTAGGCTATCGAACTCCATATGAAGTATTCATGTCTTACGTCACTGATGAGCAACTATTTTCTTTCTAA
- the nrdI gene encoding class Ib ribonucleoside-diphosphate reductase assembly flavoprotein NrdI — translation MAPMNIIYISLEGNTRSFLTRMQGYAKQQHSISEDRPLLELKEVSDQTLPADETEPFFAFVPTYLNGGNGIDSGFTEIMTNALGEYIAYNDNAKQCVGVVGSGNKNFNEQYCLTARKYARDFDAPFLADYELRGTSQDIERIYTILAKRWSEINA, via the coding sequence ATGGCACCAATGAATATTATTTATATCTCGCTTGAGGGAAATACCCGTTCCTTCTTAACGCGGATGCAGGGATATGCTAAACAACAGCACAGTATTAGCGAAGATCGTCCACTTCTTGAATTAAAAGAAGTTAGCGACCAAACTCTTCCTGCCGATGAGACAGAACCCTTCTTTGCTTTCGTGCCCACATATTTAAATGGGGGTAACGGGATCGATTCTGGTTTCACTGAAATTATGACAAATGCATTAGGTGAATACATTGCCTACAACGATAATGCCAAACAATGTGTCGGCGTAGTAGGCAGCGGTAATAAGAATTTTAACGAACAATATTGCTTAACCGCTCGTAAATATGCGCGAGATTTTGACGCACCATTTCTCGCAGATTATGAATTACGGGGCACTTCACAAGATATTGAGCGAATTTATACTATCTTAGCCAAACGGTGGAGCGAAATTAACGCCTAA
- a CDS encoding VOC family protein, producing MTAIYPYLTFENAKEAMAYYEKDFGAQITYHEALTKEQAESLGLPVDQLDQTTMRGEFMIAGQKIICADATMGSPQTSTLISILLDFEEEEDKARDLFNRLAKSDNQRVTVPFGDWVLNNVMGQIVDKYGITWLIRANKQG from the coding sequence ATGACGGCTATATACCCATACCTAACATTTGAGAATGCGAAGGAAGCAATGGCTTATTATGAAAAAGACTTTGGCGCCCAAATTACATATCACGAGGCTCTGACAAAAGAGCAGGCAGAAAGTCTTGGATTACCAGTTGATCAATTGGACCAGACAACTATGCGTGGTGAATTTATGATTGCTGGTCAAAAAATTATTTGTGCAGATGCAACGATGGGCAGTCCCCAAACGTCTACGCTAATTTCAATTTTACTTGATTTTGAAGAAGAGGAAGATAAAGCACGCGATTTGTTTAATCGTTTAGCAAAATCAGACAATCAACGTGTGACGGTACCATTTGGAGATTGGGTTCTAAATAATGTAATGGGGCAGATTGTGGATAAGTATGGGATAACATGGCTGATAAGGGCTAATAAACAAGGCTAA